A stretch of Telopea speciosissima isolate NSW1024214 ecotype Mountain lineage chromosome 11, Tspe_v1, whole genome shotgun sequence DNA encodes these proteins:
- the LOC122646319 gene encoding hemiasterlin resistant protein 1-like codes for MPRRSSGGRPAPRAASRAAPVRNLPQPATPAPPPAPIRGGGGSMVGGLGATIAEGMAFGTGSAVAHRAVDAVMGPRVIQHETVVSGATAAAAPASGSTMGNVGGADACGVQSKAFQDCLNNYGNDISKCQFYMDMLTECRRSSGAVMGV; via the exons ATGCCTCGCCGAAGCTCTGGAG GAAGGCCAGCACCTCGTGCAGCATCTCGTGCTGCTCCAGTGCGTAACCTACCTCAGCCAG CAACCCCAGCTCCTCCTCCGGCACCTATTCGGGGTGGCGGTGGATCCATGGTTGGAGGACTTGGTGCCACCATTGCTGAAG GAATGGCTTTTGGTACTGGAAGCGCTGTTGCTCACAGGGCTGTTGATGCGGTGATGGGTCCTCGTGTAATTCAACATGAAACTGTGGTCTCAGGAGCTACTGCCGCTGCTGCACCTGCGTCTGGGTCTACAATGGGCAATGTTGGAGGAGCAGATGCTTGCGGTGTTCAATCCAAGGCCTTCCAAGAT TGCCTGAACAATTATGGTAACGATATCAGCAAGTGTCAGTTCTACATGGACATGCTCACTGAGTGCCGTAGAAGCTCTGGTGCTGTTATGGGTGTTTAA